A genomic stretch from Salarias fasciatus chromosome 10, fSalaFa1.1, whole genome shotgun sequence includes:
- the LOC115395400 gene encoding LIM/homeobox protein Lhx1-like: protein MLHCASCEKPILDRFLLKVLDRPWHIKCVQCCECKCSLTEKCFSRDGRLYCKNDFFRRFGTKCGGCAQGILPSDLVRRAKSKVFHLNCFTCMMCNKQLSTGEELYILDEFKFVCKEDYQNNNGKDTILLSVTTCSEPSLSPDSQDPQDDGKDSENGHLSDKDACSNENDEQSAVGKRRGPRTTIKAKQLETLKAAFAATPKPTRHIREQLSRETGLNMRVIQVWFQNRRSKERRMKQLSALGARRHVFFRGPRRMRALGERLEPGELGHFSYYGDYPGEYYGSGGNYEYYQGPPPPQAQTPADLGFVPSTVPAGTPLGAMEHHHHPGHHCPGEMQCFSDPVSHHPADSPSPEPGGPGSIHSISSEMCGPSTPFTSVSLSDNGYTNQLSQPSSEMSEGTVW from the exons ATGCTGCACTGTGCCAGCTGTGAAAAGCCTATTCTCGATAGGTTCCTGCTCAAAGTTTTGGACAGACCGTGGCACATCAAGTGTGTCCAGTGCTGCGAGTGCAAATGTAGTTTGACTGAGAAGTGCTTTTCACGGGATGGGAGGCTGTATtgtaaaaatgacttttttag GAGATTTGGGACCAAGTGTGGAGGTTGCGCTCAGGGGATTTTACCCAGCGACCTGGTGCGCAGAGCCAAGAGCAAAGTGTTTCACCTGAACTGTTTCACCTGCATGATGTGTAACAAGCAGCTGTCCACCGGAGAGGAACTGTACATCCTGGACGAGTTCAAGTTTGTCTGTAAAGAGGACTATCAAAACAACAACGGGAAAGACACAATCCTCCTCTCAG TCACGACGTGCAGCGAGCCAAGCCTGTCTCCGGACTCCCAGGACCCGCAGGACGACGGAAAGGACTCTGAAAACGGACATTTATCAGATAAAGACGCGTGCAGCAACGAGAACGACGAGCAGAGCGCGGTGGGGAAGCGGCGCGGGCCTCGGACCACCATCAAAGCCAAGCAGCTGGAGACCCTGAAAGCGGCTTTCGCGGCCACGCCGAAGCCCACCAGACACATCCGGGAGCAGCTGTCACGGGAGACCGGCCTCAACATGAGAGTCATCCAG GTTTGGTTCCAAAATCGGAGATCCAAAGAAAGACGCATGAAGCAGCTGAGCGCTCTGGGCGCGCGGAGACACGTGTTCTTCCGCGGCCCGAGGAGGATGAGAGCTCTGGGAGAGAGACTGGAGCCCGGAGAGCTGGGACACTTCTCCTATTATGGAG ATTATCCTGGTGAATACTACGGCTCAGGAGGGAATTATGAGTACTACCAAGGCCCTCCGCCGCCCCAGGCCCAGACCCCGGCAGACCTGGGCTTTGTTCCTTCCACCGTCCCCGCCGGCACCCCGTTAGGAGCCATGGAGCACCACCACCATCCGGGCCACCACTGTCCCGGGGAGATGCAGTGCTTCTCCGACCCGGTGTCCCACCACCCCGCGGACTCGCCCAGTCCCGAGCCGGGCGGGCCGGGCTCCATCCACAGCATCTCCAGCGAAATGTGTGGCCCCAGCACACCTTTCACCAGCGTGTCTCTCAGTGACAACGGATACACCAACCAGCTGTCACAGCCCTCCTCAGAGATGAGTGAAGGCACCGTCTGGTGA